In Synechocystis sp. PCC 6714, the following are encoded in one genomic region:
- a CDS encoding FAD-dependent oxidoreductase encodes MYQLVIIGASPEGLKTARSCVEQYPSARIALVTHGWEEAFSGDRHNGLAAESFWENLRLLAAQGADVVIEKGIFSQPSSGLVYQTEKRTLLGENYLLTSVKNVLAVPGQIPDNAMPQRWAIVGALPENLVLAQELTKRGHGVTILSRNNHLLPGEDREMTSLLQCYLASLGIAFYCNYSNLVSHHDQCNQTYTLQFNQGNDTPQQCLQQCLEVDNLIHQWRSPECQNLLARLPEFNQALKESSYLSVNHHLQTAQGQIYACGNWLKGYHADAIAYREAQYVVQRVLGKQTNPIDYSQMSFTIDLDPPWCRIGTFANSDSHRQIIRGFEPYTDHCNLRGMYKLVIDRQDRIVSAHWFGQRAREGMTLLQLAIAKGITWTELRSLPPWEDGQVSY; translated from the coding sequence ATGTATCAATTAGTGATCATCGGGGCTAGCCCGGAGGGATTAAAGACTGCCCGGAGCTGTGTTGAGCAATATCCCAGTGCGAGAATTGCTTTGGTAACCCATGGTTGGGAAGAGGCTTTTTCCGGCGATCGCCATAATGGACTAGCGGCGGAAAGCTTTTGGGAAAATCTGCGTTTGCTGGCCGCCCAGGGAGCGGATGTGGTGATAGAAAAGGGAATTTTCTCGCAACCATCATCGGGATTGGTTTATCAAACAGAGAAGCGTACCCTACTGGGGGAAAACTATCTACTCACTAGCGTTAAAAATGTTCTTGCCGTTCCTGGTCAGATTCCGGATAATGCAATGCCTCAAAGATGGGCCATTGTCGGAGCGTTGCCGGAAAACCTAGTCTTGGCCCAGGAGCTAACTAAACGGGGACACGGGGTGACTATCCTGAGCCGGAATAATCATTTGTTGCCGGGGGAAGACCGGGAAATGACCAGTCTATTGCAATGTTACTTAGCAAGTTTAGGCATTGCTTTTTACTGCAATTACAGTAATTTAGTTTCTCATCACGACCAGTGCAATCAAACCTATACTTTGCAATTTAACCAGGGTAATGATACGCCCCAACAATGCTTACAACAATGCTTAGAGGTGGATAATTTAATTCACCAATGGCGATCGCCAGAGTGTCAAAATTTATTAGCCCGCCTGCCAGAATTTAACCAAGCATTGAAGGAGAGTTCGTACCTCAGCGTCAATCATCATTTGCAAACCGCCCAGGGCCAAATTTACGCCTGTGGCAATTGGTTAAAGGGTTATCATGCCGATGCCATTGCTTACCGGGAAGCTCAATATGTGGTGCAACGGGTTTTAGGCAAACAGACTAACCCCATTGATTACAGCCAAATGTCCTTTACCATTGACCTCGATCCCCCCTGGTGTCGCATTGGCACATTTGCTAACTCCGATTCCCACCGCCAAATTATCCGAGGCTTTGAACCCTACACCGACCACTGTAATCTGCGGGGAATGTATAAATTAGTCATCGATCGCCAAGACCGCATTGTTAGCGCCCACTGGTTTGGGCAACGGGCCCGAGAAGGCATGACTTTACTGCAACTGGCGATCGCCAAAGGGATAACCTGGACGGAATTGCGTTCATTGCCCCCATGGGAAGATGGTCAAGTATCGTACTAA
- a CDS encoding DUF2283 domain-containing protein: protein MNNIEYDPEVDSAYFRVADQPGIDSEEITDGIIVDYDQDDNVVAIELLGVQTINPNDFQKLESLIPQSALAQLQEWLPKLAIAISC from the coding sequence ATGAACAACATCGAATATGACCCAGAAGTTGATTCAGCCTATTTCCGAGTAGCGGATCAACCGGGCATCGACTCTGAAGAAATTACAGATGGCATTATTGTGGACTATGACCAGGACGATAACGTGGTCGCCATAGAACTTTTGGGAGTTCAGACAATCAACCCTAATGATTTTCAAAAACTAGAGTCTTTAATCCCACAGTCAGCCTTGGCTCAACTTCAAGAATGGTTGCCCAAATTGGCGATTGCCATTTCTTGCTGA
- a CDS encoding tyrosine-type recombinase/integrase — MATLLPPPHLLSLDQDILAALLRDKRSPNTRRTYAKALKDFFLTMAGEEPSPDVIAWFLSLDHFEAIAMVLRYRAELLSRDLKPATINVRLAAIKSLVNYARRVGKCQYTLEDVEGLKAETYRDTTGVSPHSFKQITDHIEPNSLKGKRDLAILRLLWDNALRRAEVCGLNVGDYQPTERQLLIKGKGKSGKQAVTLSAKGITFINQWLTAIGSRPKNEPLFCTLDRATFGHRLSGNAIYNIVRTSAESAGLNKLMSPHRVRHSAITAALEATNGDTRKVQKLSRHSNLNTLMIYDDNRHQHQAQITDILADLL; from the coding sequence ATGGCTACCCTACTTCCGCCCCCCCATCTCTTAAGCCTCGACCAGGATATTTTGGCAGCTCTCCTGCGGGATAAACGATCGCCTAATACCCGGAGAACCTATGCCAAAGCCTTAAAGGATTTTTTCCTCACCATGGCCGGAGAAGAACCGTCCCCGGATGTCATTGCCTGGTTTTTAAGCTTGGATCATTTTGAGGCGATCGCCATGGTTTTACGCTATCGAGCGGAATTACTATCCAGGGACTTAAAACCGGCTACCATTAATGTGCGATTGGCGGCGATTAAAAGCTTAGTGAACTACGCTCGACGGGTAGGGAAATGCCAATATACCCTCGAAGATGTGGAAGGTTTAAAAGCAGAAACCTATCGGGATACCACCGGGGTCAGTCCCCATTCTTTCAAGCAAATTACCGACCACATTGAACCCAATTCCCTTAAAGGTAAACGGGATTTAGCTATTCTCCGTCTGCTCTGGGACAATGCTCTGCGGCGAGCGGAAGTTTGTGGACTTAACGTGGGGGACTATCAACCAACGGAGCGGCAATTGCTAATTAAGGGCAAAGGAAAATCGGGCAAACAAGCTGTCACCCTCAGTGCCAAAGGTATTACGTTCATCAATCAATGGTTAACCGCCATTGGTTCCCGTCCTAAAAATGAGCCTCTTTTTTGTACCCTTGACCGGGCGACTTTTGGCCATCGCCTCAGCGGCAATGCCATTTACAACATTGTCCGCACCAGTGCAGAATCCGCCGGCCTAAATAAGCTTATGAGCCCCCACCGAGTCCGCCACAGCGCCATCACTGCCGCCCTGGAAGCCACCAATGGGGATACCCGCAAAGTGCAAAAACTGAGTCGCCACAGCAATTTAAATACCCTGATGATCTACGACGATAACCGTCACCAGCACCAAGCTCAAATTACCGATATTTTGGCAGATCTGCTCTGA
- a CDS encoding ribbon-helix-helix protein, CopG family — MSNSSNVNSVGKISKNFSTKQTTIRLESKLMERLTKVCAKEGLSREVLFEALFEHYLEDKEAWTLILEQAKQKAEFRQAIANHKRAKTMMEKFG; from the coding sequence ATGTCAAATTCTAGCAATGTAAACTCCGTGGGGAAAATCAGCAAAAATTTTTCCACCAAGCAGACCACCATCCGCCTAGAGAGTAAGCTCATGGAGCGCCTTACCAAGGTCTGTGCCAAGGAAGGGTTGAGCAGGGAGGTTTTATTTGAAGCTTTGTTTGAACACTATCTGGAAGATAAAGAGGCCTGGACTTTAATTCTGGAGCAGGCCAAGCAAAAGGCAGAGTTTCGCCAGGCGATCGCCAACCATAAACGGGCAAAAACGATGATGGAAAAGTTTGGCTAG
- a CDS encoding FAD-binding oxidoreductase → MPKVAIVGAGVVGATIAYELSSIPGLTIDLFDAQEPAQGSTGAALGILMAVISQKTRGRGWRLREQSLQRYRILLPELEKITGKAIPGDRHGLVKLLLEADWPRWQKLQAIRHSQGYPLELWTAAEVAEKLSDWSLPYQQIEGAVYSPWDWQIRPQALTQSLIEVAQQRGVRCHFHQSVHPFPVTDSINHCQNIKTDQANFPVDYVVITAGLGSNSLIPPNNGNNDSLRLQPVIGQAFLLQLADGDNPLKNTPWRSVLTTEDIHLVPLANDQFWLGATVEFPTDGPDNQPNPQLRDELWHQAIAYYPFLQQAEIVNYWSGKRPRPMGESAPVIRSLNGYDNVLLATGHYRNGVLLAPGTAQEVKTWLTSKLF, encoded by the coding sequence ATGCCAAAAGTAGCCATTGTCGGGGCTGGGGTTGTGGGAGCTACCATAGCCTATGAACTCAGCTCCATACCGGGGTTAACCATCGATCTGTTTGATGCCCAGGAACCGGCCCAGGGATCAACGGGGGCAGCCCTCGGCATTTTAATGGCGGTTATTAGTCAGAAAACAAGGGGACGGGGCTGGCGTTTACGGGAACAAAGTTTGCAGAGATACCGAATCCTTTTACCAGAACTTGAGAAAATTACAGGCAAAGCTATTCCCGGCGATCGCCATGGTTTAGTGAAACTATTGCTAGAAGCAGATTGGCCCCGATGGCAAAAGTTACAAGCGATCCGCCATAGCCAGGGCTATCCGTTAGAACTCTGGACTGCGGCGGAAGTTGCAGAAAAATTATCGGACTGGTCTTTGCCTTACCAACAAATAGAAGGGGCGGTGTATTCTCCATGGGATTGGCAAATTCGGCCCCAAGCCCTGACCCAGAGTCTAATTGAAGTGGCCCAACAGCGGGGAGTGCGCTGTCATTTTCACCAATCTGTTCATCCTTTCCCTGTCACCGATTCCATCAACCATTGCCAGAACATTAAAACTGACCAAGCCAACTTTCCAGTGGATTATGTTGTAATTACCGCAGGGCTAGGCAGTAATTCCCTAATTCCCCCCAATAACGGAAACAATGATTCGTTGCGATTACAGCCGGTGATTGGCCAAGCTTTTCTATTGCAACTTGCCGATGGCGATAATCCCCTAAAAAACACTCCTTGGCGATCGGTTTTGACCACGGAAGATATTCACCTAGTCCCCCTTGCCAATGACCAATTCTGGTTGGGAGCCACCGTCGAGTTTCCCACTGACGGCCCCGATAATCAGCCCAATCCTCAGTTAAGAGATGAACTCTGGCACCAGGCGATCGCCTATTATCCTTTTTTACAACAGGCGGAAATTGTCAATTATTGGAGTGGCAAACGGCCCCGACCCATGGGGGAAAGTGCTCCAGTAATACGCTCTCTAAATGGTTACGACAATGTTTTGTTGGCCACCGGTCATTATCGCAATGGCGTTCTTCTCGCCCCAGGCACAGCCCAGGAAGTGAAAACCTGGTTAACCTCCAAGCTGTTCTAA